From the Natrarchaeobaculum aegyptiacum genome, one window contains:
- a CDS encoding stage II sporulation protein M gives MSLSDPLRAVGAVFRSRPADFFPLYFLGSAVPLVAQVVPFVAVVVAYLYVLSTGRLEVVETALAGVEEMPDPEGDPEAFGDWIVEFGDALEPLLTLPLSLLLGLAAIVYVGVFLIATAVVAGGQLATCHARLQNRRGTTAGIAGFRRYGVRFVLLYVLEIVLWIVVTTLVFLPVLFIAVLFALANPIVAVLVALLGVMVWVALIAVVRALFAFAPVAVVVDDAGVFSSLSNTAGFVRREPVSAAFYYAISVGSIMAVGVVSSALVFFEVVMPVTLATSLLLFPALDLLKTGLYQRYRDQFRPPATPDRSLRTQLRRGIRRGWSELVAFVRATPGTHVLVLGLAVASFYAGWWAAAPFAGTVPASISARIEGIIPPAFALELFANNWLVAINTAFAGVVFAVPALVSVVFNGLNIGVLARLEVEPLELLAFVVPHGIFEIPAILIASALGIRLGVLGWRTFRGRASTDVLADALERAFWVLVGLGILLAVAGFVEGFVSPYYWRPFL, from the coding sequence ATGAGCCTCTCCGACCCCCTCCGTGCCGTCGGTGCCGTCTTTCGCAGCCGCCCGGCGGACTTCTTCCCGCTGTATTTTCTCGGAAGCGCGGTCCCTCTCGTCGCCCAGGTCGTCCCGTTCGTCGCCGTCGTCGTCGCCTACCTCTACGTCCTCTCGACGGGCCGCCTCGAGGTCGTCGAGACCGCTCTCGCCGGCGTCGAGGAGATGCCCGACCCCGAGGGCGATCCAGAGGCCTTCGGCGACTGGATCGTCGAGTTCGGTGACGCTCTCGAGCCGCTGTTGACCCTTCCGCTGTCGCTCCTGCTCGGCCTCGCAGCGATCGTCTACGTCGGCGTGTTCCTGATCGCCACTGCGGTCGTCGCTGGCGGCCAGCTCGCAACCTGTCACGCCAGACTGCAGAACCGACGTGGAACGACCGCCGGCATCGCTGGCTTCCGACGGTACGGCGTCCGGTTTGTCCTGCTCTACGTGCTCGAGATCGTCCTCTGGATCGTCGTGACCACACTCGTCTTTCTGCCGGTCCTGTTCATCGCTGTCCTGTTCGCGCTCGCGAATCCGATCGTTGCGGTTCTGGTCGCGCTGCTCGGGGTCATGGTGTGGGTCGCACTCATCGCCGTCGTGCGGGCACTGTTCGCGTTCGCTCCCGTCGCGGTCGTCGTCGACGACGCGGGCGTATTCTCCTCGCTCTCGAACACCGCTGGATTCGTCCGGAGAGAGCCGGTCTCCGCGGCGTTCTACTACGCCATCTCCGTCGGATCGATCATGGCGGTCGGGGTCGTTTCGAGCGCACTCGTTTTCTTCGAGGTCGTGATGCCGGTCACGCTCGCGACCTCGCTCCTGTTGTTCCCCGCGCTCGACCTCCTCAAGACGGGACTCTACCAGCGCTACCGGGACCAGTTCAGACCGCCCGCTACGCCGGATCGATCCCTTCGGACCCAGCTCCGTCGTGGGATTCGACGCGGCTGGAGCGAACTGGTCGCGTTCGTCCGCGCGACGCCGGGAACCCACGTACTCGTCCTCGGCCTCGCCGTCGCCTCGTTTTACGCGGGGTGGTGGGCGGCCGCACCGTTCGCGGGGACCGTCCCGGCGTCGATCTCGGCGCGCATCGAGGGCATCATCCCGCCAGCGTTCGCCCTCGAGTTGTTCGCGAACAACTGGCTCGTCGCCATCAACACCGCCTTCGCTGGCGTCGTCTTCGCGGTCCCGGCACTCGTCTCCGTGGTGTTCAACGGCCTCAACATTGGCGTCCTCGCCCGCCTCGAGGTCGAACCGCTCGAGTTGCTGGCGTTCGTCGTTCCCCACGGCATCTTCGAGATTCCGGCGATCCTGATCGCCAGCGCGCTGGGGATTCGACTCGGTGTCCTCGGCTGGCGCACGTTCAGGGGACGAGCCAGCACCGACGTCCTCGCGGACGCCCTCGAACGCGCGTTCTGGGTACTCGTCGGACTCGGGATCCTGCTGGCGGTCGCTGGCTTCGTCGAGGGATTCGTGAGTCCGTACTACTGGCGACCGTTCCTCTAG
- a CDS encoding MBL fold metallo-hydrolase, with product MVTTLSPDRLAAMLDGDESFTLVDTRPEESYESWRVPGAIHFPFGPEEELDGRLEEFDETVGDADRVVTICAKGISSGNLATQLSSATDDHEVNAVDGGMKGWSGVYETAAVDAGGDLTIVQVQRRAKGCLGYVVGCAATGEAVVVDPTADVEEFVVAAEEAGLTIDGVIDTHVHADHVSGGRELADRLEVPYYMGEHAADRDVTAEFTPLAHLEVLSVGDREVKALYTPGHTSDMLSLLVDDRAVLTADTLHAESTGRTELEFGEVPRALETGNGETASNGEEGARLLYETLQRTILTQPEQILVLPGHVPVTAEGEFDTGTPGKPITTTIHDARTGIDVLRLEEDEFVDRMADAGEKPANFEEIIETNRGTREQPPEDRVELEMGPNNCSA from the coding sequence ATGGTCACCACGCTCTCCCCCGACCGGCTCGCCGCGATGCTCGACGGCGACGAATCGTTCACGCTCGTCGATACGCGCCCCGAAGAGAGCTACGAGTCCTGGCGCGTCCCCGGCGCGATCCACTTCCCGTTCGGCCCGGAGGAGGAACTGGACGGTCGCCTCGAGGAGTTCGACGAAACCGTCGGCGACGCCGACCGCGTCGTGACGATCTGTGCGAAGGGCATCTCCTCCGGAAATCTCGCCACGCAACTCTCCTCGGCAACCGACGACCACGAGGTCAACGCGGTCGATGGCGGCATGAAAGGCTGGAGCGGCGTCTACGAGACCGCCGCGGTCGACGCCGGCGGCGACCTCACGATCGTTCAGGTCCAGCGCCGGGCGAAAGGCTGTCTGGGGTACGTCGTCGGCTGTGCGGCGACCGGCGAGGCCGTCGTCGTCGACCCCACCGCCGACGTCGAGGAGTTCGTGGTCGCCGCCGAGGAAGCCGGTCTCACGATCGACGGCGTGATCGACACCCACGTCCACGCCGACCACGTCTCGGGCGGCCGCGAACTCGCCGACCGCCTCGAGGTGCCCTACTACATGGGCGAGCACGCCGCCGACCGGGACGTGACCGCCGAGTTCACGCCGCTCGCGCACCTCGAGGTGCTCTCCGTCGGCGACCGCGAGGTGAAGGCGCTGTACACGCCGGGGCACACGAGCGACATGCTCTCCCTGCTGGTCGACGATCGAGCAGTGCTCACCGCCGACACGCTGCACGCCGAGTCGACCGGGCGAACGGAACTCGAGTTTGGCGAGGTGCCACGCGCCTTGGAAACTGGGAACGGTGAAACCGCGAGCAATGGCGAAGAAGGAGCCCGACTGCTCTACGAGACGCTCCAGCGGACGATCCTCACCCAGCCAGAACAGATACTCGTCCTCCCGGGCCACGTCCCCGTCACCGCCGAGGGCGAGTTCGACACCGGCACGCCCGGCAAACCAATCACGACGACGATCCACGACGCACGGACTGGGATCGACGTCCTGCGTCTCGAGGAAGACGAGTTCGTCGACCGGATGGCCGACGCCGGCGAGAAACCCGCCAACTTCGAGGAGATCATCGAGACGAACCGCGGGACCCGGGAGCAGCCCCCGGAAGACCGCGTCGAACTCGAGATGGGGCCGAACAACTGCTCGGCGTAG
- a CDS encoding nuclear transport factor 2 family protein produces the protein MDAPETVRRYYDALDAHEYGPLESVLAPGFVQRRPDRTFESREAFVQFMREERPNPDTSHDLESVLVDGDRVAVRGRVRDADEVLFEFADFFALECHDDSRAPVIERLETFARKG, from the coding sequence ATGGACGCGCCCGAGACCGTTCGACGGTACTACGACGCCCTCGACGCCCACGAGTACGGGCCCCTCGAGTCAGTCCTCGCTCCGGGATTCGTCCAGCGACGGCCGGATCGGACGTTCGAGAGCCGCGAGGCGTTCGTCCAGTTCATGCGCGAGGAGCGGCCCAATCCCGACACGAGCCACGACCTCGAGTCGGTGCTGGTCGACGGCGATCGAGTTGCAGTGCGCGGCAGAGTTCGCGACGCCGACGAGGTACTGTTCGAGTTCGCCGACTTCTTCGCGCTCGAGTGCCACGACGACTCTCGAGCGCCGGTGATCGAGAGACTGGAGACGTTCGCGCGGAAGGGGTAA
- a CDS encoding DUF367 family protein, producing MECHVYYEGDDDPDKCTARRLERFDEAVLHRSMRQVPYGVVLNPHAEQALSPADAAEGLETLVALDCSWESAEAAAFRMNGVHRALPFLVAANPVNYGRPFRLTTVEALAAACCIFDRYDRAEELLEPFRWGETFLTLNEEPLRRYSECSDSSEVVAVQDDYLAGE from the coding sequence GTGGAGTGTCACGTCTACTACGAGGGCGACGACGACCCCGACAAGTGCACGGCCCGCCGCCTCGAGCGCTTCGACGAGGCCGTCTTGCACCGCTCGATGCGGCAGGTCCCCTACGGGGTCGTGCTCAACCCCCACGCCGAACAGGCGCTCTCGCCGGCCGACGCCGCCGAAGGCCTCGAGACGCTCGTCGCCCTCGATTGCTCGTGGGAATCCGCGGAGGCCGCGGCCTTCCGGATGAACGGCGTCCACCGCGCCCTGCCCTTTCTGGTCGCGGCCAACCCGGTGAACTACGGCCGACCGTTCCGCCTGACGACCGTCGAAGCACTCGCCGCCGCCTGCTGCATCTTCGATCGCTACGATCGCGCCGAAGAACTCCTCGAGCCGTTCCGCTGGGGCGAGACGTTCCTCACGCTCAACGAGGAACCGCTGCGCCGCTACAGCGAGTGTAGCGACTCGAGTGAGGTCGTCGCCGTACAAGACGACTACCTCGCCGGGGAGTGA
- a CDS encoding 50S ribosomal protein L40e, with protein sequence MPGSDAADRRTLEKMICMRCNARNAADADRCRKCGYGNLRPKAKEKRAA encoded by the coding sequence ATGCCAGGATCCGACGCCGCCGACCGTCGAACGCTCGAGAAGATGATCTGCATGCGCTGTAACGCCCGCAACGCGGCCGACGCCGACCGCTGCCGCAAGTGTGGCTACGGGAACCTGCGCCCGAAAGCAAAGGAAAAACGCGCAGCCTGA
- a CDS encoding MBL fold metallo-hydrolase: protein MDVRHVTADAETFTCNAYLAVGEENTLVDAGAWDGVIDQIRTHVEDVDAVALTHQHGDHVAELESVVEEFDPDVYAYDDHPLRTEAIDDGDTVTIGDETFDVVYTPGHADDHVAFVSETTLFSGDVVVHDDGAFDYGSFGRTDMAGQSRERLIESIEDLLERLPESVEHMYSGHGGVFHGDVRDVVETALQRAEKREPKYPDE from the coding sequence ATGGACGTACGTCACGTGACCGCGGATGCGGAGACGTTCACCTGCAACGCCTACCTCGCTGTCGGCGAGGAGAACACGCTCGTCGACGCGGGTGCCTGGGACGGCGTGATCGATCAGATCCGGACTCACGTCGAGGACGTCGACGCCGTCGCTCTCACCCATCAGCACGGCGATCACGTCGCCGAACTCGAGTCAGTCGTCGAGGAATTCGACCCGGACGTCTACGCCTACGACGACCATCCGTTGCGCACGGAGGCGATCGACGACGGCGATACGGTGACGATCGGCGACGAGACCTTCGACGTGGTCTACACGCCCGGCCACGCCGACGACCACGTCGCGTTCGTCTCCGAGACGACGCTCTTCTCGGGCGACGTCGTGGTCCACGACGACGGTGCGTTCGACTACGGCAGCTTCGGCCGCACGGACATGGCCGGCCAGTCCCGTGAGCGACTGATCGAGAGCATCGAGGACCTGCTCGAGCGCCTGCCCGAGAGCGTTGAGCACATGTATTCGGGCCACGGTGGCGTCTTCCACGGTGACGTTCGAGACGTGGTAGAGACGGCGCTGCAGCGGGCGGAGAAGCGGGAGCCGAAGTATCCCGACGAGTAG
- a CDS encoding DUF5786 family protein, which yields MGFGSYDESEQRDVDTDFDDDDAVSAEENSHEGSIEFENGASSDELLDRLQEIKESED from the coding sequence ATGGGATTCGGGAGCTACGACGAATCCGAGCAACGGGACGTAGATACTGATTTTGACGACGACGACGCGGTATCGGCCGAAGAGAACAGCCACGAAGGAAGCATCGAGTTCGAGAACGGAGCCTCGAGCGACGAGTTACTCGACCGGTTACAGGAGATCAAAGAGAGCGAGGACTGA
- a CDS encoding DUF99 family protein yields MKSGVRALGIAESYQEDASHSTLAGAVVRADGVLEDLDYVSCTVGGTDATDAVVDLLEGRLRPDVRYVFFGAVAPAWYNVLDLSRIAAVADRPVLAVTFEASPGLEPALRDAFSGRQLESRLETYRSLPDRYPVEIGESEETVYVRHLNCDREEAAEVVDGFTLAGGRPEPIRVASVAARAGDRYVDEG; encoded by the coding sequence ATGAAATCTGGGGTTCGGGCACTCGGAATCGCCGAGTCGTATCAGGAAGACGCGAGCCACAGCACTCTCGCCGGAGCCGTCGTTCGCGCCGACGGCGTTCTCGAGGACCTCGATTACGTATCGTGTACGGTCGGCGGAACCGACGCCACCGACGCCGTGGTCGACCTCCTCGAGGGCCGTCTCCGGCCGGACGTTCGGTACGTCTTCTTCGGTGCCGTCGCCCCCGCGTGGTACAACGTCCTCGATCTGTCCCGAATCGCAGCAGTCGCCGACCGGCCGGTGCTCGCGGTGACGTTCGAAGCGAGCCCCGGTCTCGAGCCCGCACTCCGGGACGCGTTCTCGGGTCGGCAGCTGGAATCGCGACTCGAGACGTACCGATCGCTGCCCGACCGCTACCCGGTCGAGATCGGTGAGAGCGAAGAGACGGTCTACGTCAGACATCTGAACTGCGACCGCGAGGAGGCCGCCGAGGTCGTCGACGGATTCACGCTCGCTGGCGGCCGTCCCGAACCGATCCGGGTTGCGAGCGTGGCCGCTCGAGCCGGTGATCGATACGTCGACGAGGGGTAA
- a CDS encoding uracil-DNA glycosylase, translated as MSEMEDLRVTACERCPELVESRNRIVNGTGPDDAELLFVGEGPGANEDAEGEPFVGRSGSVLDDGLRAIGVDRSAVRITNCVRCRPPENRDPTTEELANCRGYLETEIDRLGPEVIVTLGKVPSEHLLERSVAVTKEAGEIEEVRIGGEPRRVLINVHPAATLYDRSQSETFESTLEQAADLAGLENSSDQSRLDGF; from the coding sequence ATGAGCGAGATGGAAGACCTTCGGGTCACGGCGTGTGAACGCTGTCCCGAGCTGGTCGAATCCCGAAACCGGATCGTCAACGGCACCGGTCCCGACGACGCCGAACTGCTGTTCGTCGGCGAGGGTCCCGGTGCCAACGAGGACGCCGAGGGCGAACCCTTCGTCGGTCGCAGCGGCTCCGTCCTCGACGACGGGCTCCGGGCCATCGGCGTCGACCGGTCGGCCGTCCGGATCACCAACTGCGTACGCTGTCGGCCGCCGGAAAATCGCGACCCCACCACCGAGGAACTCGCGAACTGCCGCGGCTACCTCGAGACCGAAATCGACCGACTCGGCCCCGAAGTGATCGTCACCCTCGGAAAGGTCCCGAGCGAACACCTCCTGGAGCGGTCGGTCGCCGTGACGAAGGAGGCAGGTGAGATCGAGGAAGTCCGGATCGGCGGCGAGCCCCGCCGGGTGCTGATCAACGTCCACCCCGCGGCGACGCTGTACGATCGGAGCCAGAGCGAGACGTTCGAATCGACGCTCGAGCAGGCGGCGGATCTGGCGGGGCTCGAGAACAGCAGCGACCAGTCGCGACTCGACGGGTTCTGA
- a CDS encoding ribonuclease HI family protein, translating to MSDDRLPAEHCSPLATLVDEVLARVGYEMATATDAIDDAVPGYGGLFDPATSPAELRRALEDLLESELTRPPAPEPVGDAFVLYVDGSSRGNPGPAGAGAVVLDAAENQLARLGRPVGSRTGNNTAEYAALELGLSELVTRYDPRRLEVRIDSMTVIRDVWGGEDPTEPGVEAYSEAVAATLSSVPEQRYTHLADSDPNPADALATVGADIAAFGPG from the coding sequence GTGAGCGACGACCGCCTTCCGGCCGAACACTGCTCGCCGCTGGCCACGCTGGTCGACGAGGTGCTGGCTCGCGTCGGCTACGAGATGGCAACTGCCACCGACGCCATCGACGACGCCGTCCCCGGCTACGGTGGACTCTTCGACCCCGCAACCAGTCCGGCGGAGCTGCGCCGCGCACTCGAGGACCTGCTCGAGTCGGAACTCACCCGGCCGCCCGCTCCCGAGCCGGTGGGTGACGCGTTCGTGCTCTACGTCGACGGCAGTTCACGCGGCAACCCCGGCCCCGCAGGTGCTGGCGCTGTCGTTCTCGACGCCGCGGAGAACCAGCTCGCCCGTCTCGGCCGCCCCGTCGGTTCCCGGACGGGGAACAACACCGCCGAGTACGCCGCCCTCGAGCTGGGGCTCTCCGAACTGGTGACTCGGTACGACCCACGGAGGCTCGAGGTGCGCATCGATTCGATGACTGTCATCCGGGACGTCTGGGGTGGTGAGGACCCGACGGAACCCGGCGTCGAGGCCTACAGCGAGGCCGTCGCGGCGACGCTCTCGAGCGTTCCGGAGCAGCGGTACACTCATCTGGCCGACAGCGACCCGAACCCCGCCGACGCGCTGGCGACAGTGGGCGCTGACATCGCGGCGTTCGGACCTGGGTAA
- a CDS encoding type II toxin-antitoxin system VapC family toxin translates to MLLLDTNVLSDYLAGYEPARELLIEYEDDEWIVSGLVLYETYMGVLYGYVPGTPEEVFSIVDSTMEIVNVTEQTATESARLQRELLEIGVPADQPDGLIAASAREHGAALVTADETFWNDEVGAVLDVVRYHRE, encoded by the coding sequence ATGTTGCTGCTGGATACGAACGTCCTGAGCGACTATCTGGCTGGATACGAGCCGGCGAGAGAGCTATTGATCGAGTACGAGGACGACGAGTGGATCGTCTCGGGTCTCGTCCTGTACGAGACGTATATGGGGGTGCTCTACGGCTACGTTCCCGGTACCCCGGAGGAGGTGTTCTCGATCGTCGATTCCACCATGGAGATCGTCAACGTGACTGAGCAGACCGCGACCGAATCCGCGCGATTGCAACGAGAGCTTCTGGAAATCGGCGTTCCGGCGGATCAGCCCGACGGACTGATCGCAGCCTCGGCGCGAGAACACGGTGCAGCGCTCGTGACGGCTGACGAAACGTTCTGGAACGACGAGGTCGGTGCCGTTCTCGACGTCGTCCGGTACCATCGGGAGTGA
- a CDS encoding DUF7557 family protein, translating into MGDTSIRISRRTKAQLDLHKREDESYDELLQRLTEGTDKWAGFGALAEADPAFEYDPEQIDELRRGTRERMRERIEETDE; encoded by the coding sequence ATGGGTGATACCTCCATTCGCATCTCCCGGCGGACGAAGGCGCAGCTAGACCTCCACAAGCGTGAAGACGAGAGCTACGACGAGCTGCTTCAGCGGCTCACTGAGGGGACGGACAAATGGGCCGGATTCGGAGCACTCGCGGAGGCTGATCCGGCGTTCGAGTACGATCCGGAGCAGATCGACGAGCTTCGTCGGGGGACGCGAGAACGGATGCGTGAGCGAATCGAGGAGACGGACGAATAA
- a CDS encoding rhodanese-like domain-containing protein has translation MDGEISPSEVKELLEEDADVRIVDIRDEHSFQRSHIPGSENVPFHELTRRVDELEDAARIVTVCPHGKASVQAANLIGSYEGTADATVESMAGGLEEYGLQFGLSREESAEEAGADAESPF, from the coding sequence ATGGACGGCGAAATCTCACCGTCGGAGGTCAAGGAACTGCTCGAAGAGGACGCGGACGTCAGAATCGTCGACATTCGCGACGAGCACAGTTTCCAGCGAAGCCACATCCCCGGCAGCGAGAACGTGCCGTTTCACGAACTCACCCGTCGCGTCGACGAACTCGAGGACGCAGCGCGGATCGTCACCGTCTGCCCCCACGGCAAGGCCAGTGTGCAGGCGGCGAACCTCATCGGTTCCTACGAGGGGACTGCCGACGCGACCGTCGAGAGCATGGCCGGCGGACTCGAGGAGTACGGCCTCCAGTTCGGTCTCTCCCGGGAGGAGTCGGCCGAAGAAGCTGGTGCCGACGCCGAGTCGCCGTTTTGA
- a CDS encoding saccharopine dehydrogenase family protein encodes MSTTDRTHDLVVWGATGVAGRLVAEHLTDRYTPAQLSLALGGRDERRLEKLASTLTSSQSGWEEIPIEVGDATDPDSLHALADRTEVVCTTVGPYTRYGTPLVEACLATGTDYCDLTGEVTWVREMIDRYHEEAVDAGVRIVHSCGFDSIPADLATLLVQSFAREEFGASCDLVRLYLEDGRGGVSGGTASSIVDVFRAASTDPIARQTLRNPYSLAPRGERDGVDPGAQTLPTMDPLRAVWTAPSPMAVVNERVVRRSNALLDYPWGREFECTEVVPVGGGPGGLVGASAITAGLGLATAAMAVGPIREGVRRFVFPDPGEGPTREQIETGYFTLRALGRGTAIDGPFVVEGRISADRDPGYGATAIMLGEAAMCLVREEVDSPLEGGILTPASGIGEPLADRLRHAGLVVEVGEWDGHRA; translated from the coding sequence GTGTCGACCACCGATCGAACGCACGACCTCGTCGTCTGGGGTGCAACCGGCGTCGCTGGCCGCCTCGTGGCCGAGCACCTCACCGACCGATACACGCCGGCGCAACTCTCGCTCGCCCTCGGCGGTCGAGACGAGCGCCGCCTCGAGAAACTGGCGTCGACGCTCACCAGCAGCCAGTCCGGGTGGGAGGAGATACCGATCGAGGTCGGCGACGCGACCGATCCCGACAGTCTCCACGCGCTCGCCGACCGCACCGAGGTCGTCTGTACGACTGTCGGCCCGTACACCAGATACGGTACGCCGCTCGTCGAGGCGTGTCTCGCGACCGGAACCGACTACTGTGACCTGACCGGGGAGGTCACCTGGGTGCGGGAGATGATCGATCGCTACCACGAGGAGGCGGTCGACGCCGGCGTCCGGATCGTCCACAGTTGCGGGTTCGACTCGATCCCTGCCGACCTCGCCACGTTGCTCGTCCAGTCGTTCGCCCGCGAGGAGTTCGGGGCGTCGTGTGATCTGGTGCGACTCTACCTCGAGGACGGTCGCGGCGGCGTCAGCGGCGGGACGGCCTCGAGCATCGTCGACGTGTTTCGGGCCGCATCGACGGACCCGATCGCCCGGCAGACGCTCCGAAACCCGTACTCGCTGGCACCGCGTGGGGAACGCGACGGCGTCGACCCGGGTGCCCAGACGCTCCCGACGATGGACCCCTTACGAGCGGTGTGGACGGCCCCGTCACCGATGGCAGTCGTCAACGAGCGGGTCGTCCGCCGGAGCAACGCCCTGCTCGACTATCCCTGGGGCCGCGAATTCGAGTGTACGGAGGTCGTCCCCGTGGGTGGTGGCCCCGGCGGCCTCGTGGGTGCAAGCGCTATCACCGCAGGACTCGGACTCGCCACTGCCGCGATGGCCGTCGGACCGATCCGGGAGGGAGTCCGCCGGTTCGTGTTCCCCGATCCGGGCGAGGGACCGACGAGAGAACAGATCGAGACGGGCTATTTCACTCTGCGGGCGCTCGGCCGCGGGACCGCCATCGACGGCCCGTTCGTCGTGGAGGGCCGGATCAGTGCCGACCGCGATCCGGGGTACGGCGCGACCGCGATCATGCTCGGTGAGGCCGCAATGTGTCTCGTCCGCGAGGAGGTCGACTCGCCACTCGAGGGTGGCATCCTCACCCCGGCATCCGGAATCGGCGAGCCGCTCGCCGATCGGCTTCGCCACGCCGGTCTGGTCGTCGAGGTTGGGGAGTGGGACGGGCACCGCGCGTGA
- a CDS encoding carotenoid oxygenase family protein: MSPPPSRAYELGFRSVDREYAGRRLPVEGTVPTWLSGALIRNGPGRFEFGGERAAHWFDGLAMLRRYGFDDGTVTYTNRFLRSDARAAADAGDGAAEFATGGNSLRGTLGWLRSLGPPEPTDNANVHVARIGDHFVALTEAPRRIAFDPVTLETRGEFRWRDDIPEHLATAHLRVDPTREETIGFCTEFGLDPTYHLYRISHDRGSRTPIATVPAAGPGYVHDCSITDSHVVIVETPLRISIVKVLAPWTEGFLDLLEYDEDAGSRFVVVDRDTGAVVRTFETAPFFSFHHVNAFQDDDEVVVDLVAFEDDAIVRALSLEALAADGFEAAPDGRFRRYRLRPGDGRVRRSQRYDGGLELPTVPERFGGRRYRYAYAQATDRQGANGLVKLDVESGQATEWWERGVYVEEPRMVARPDAAAEDDGVVIAPALDTRRERSLLLVFDAETLAERARAPLPHAVPFGFHGRYFPDA; the protein is encoded by the coding sequence ATGTCGCCACCGCCCAGTCGCGCATACGAACTCGGCTTTCGCTCGGTCGACCGCGAGTACGCCGGCCGACGGCTCCCGGTCGAGGGGACCGTTCCGACGTGGCTCTCCGGCGCGCTGATCCGGAACGGACCGGGCCGGTTCGAGTTCGGCGGTGAACGTGCGGCCCACTGGTTCGACGGACTGGCGATGCTCCGTCGGTATGGGTTCGACGACGGCACCGTCACCTACACGAACCGGTTCCTGCGGAGCGATGCCCGTGCGGCAGCCGACGCCGGCGACGGTGCGGCGGAGTTCGCGACCGGTGGCAACTCCCTCCGCGGAACCCTCGGGTGGCTCCGGTCGCTCGGGCCGCCCGAACCGACCGACAACGCCAACGTCCACGTCGCCCGGATCGGCGATCACTTCGTCGCGCTCACCGAGGCACCCCGACGAATCGCGTTCGACCCGGTGACCCTCGAGACGCGCGGCGAGTTTCGCTGGCGTGACGACATCCCCGAGCACCTGGCGACGGCACACCTCCGGGTCGATCCGACTCGCGAGGAGACGATCGGCTTCTGTACCGAGTTCGGACTCGATCCGACCTACCACCTCTATCGAATCTCCCACGACCGTGGCAGCCGAACCCCAATCGCGACCGTCCCGGCTGCCGGGCCGGGCTACGTTCACGACTGTTCGATCACAGACTCACACGTCGTCATCGTCGAAACGCCACTCCGGATCTCGATCGTCAAGGTACTCGCGCCGTGGACGGAAGGATTTCTCGACCTCCTCGAGTACGACGAGGACGCCGGCAGCCGATTCGTCGTCGTCGACCGCGACACCGGGGCCGTGGTCAGGACGTTCGAGACGGCACCGTTTTTCTCCTTTCACCACGTCAACGCCTTTCAGGACGACGACGAGGTGGTGGTCGATCTCGTCGCCTTCGAAGACGACGCGATCGTCCGGGCACTCTCCCTCGAGGCGCTCGCGGCCGACGGCTTCGAGGCGGCTCCGGACGGCCGGTTTCGAAGATACCGACTCCGTCCGGGCGACGGACGGGTCCGGCGCTCACAGCGGTACGACGGTGGACTGGAGTTACCGACAGTTCCGGAACGATTCGGGGGTCGCCGGTACCGGTATGCCTACGCACAGGCGACCGACCGGCAGGGGGCGAACGGACTGGTCAAACTCGACGTCGAGAGCGGCCAGGCAACGGAGTGGTGGGAACGCGGCGTCTACGTCGAGGAACCACGGATGGTCGCCCGTCCAGACGCGGCGGCCGAAGACGACGGCGTCGTGATCGCACCAGCGCTCGATACCCGACGGGAGCGATCGCTGCTGCTCGTGTTCGACGCAGAGACACTCGCCGAGCGAGCGCGAGCCCCGCTGCCTCACGCCGTCCCCTTCGGGTTCCACGGCCGGTACTTCCCCGACGCCTGA